The window ttatcaaaatctgagattcaacacatacatcgtaataaaaaataatatatataatatatttgatcttaagAACCTAGACTATAATATCCATTGTtaacataaaatctgtaatcatgttatctgtaatacaaaaaaaattatgttaaaattaaaattaaataaaattagatctaacaatacTACGATGGGTACTTTTCATtattgttcagaagaataaatcATATATGATCTACCGGCGCCCCATCGTTAGATTTGAGATATCAATCTACAAGAAGATATATAACcatctagattgatggattatgaagattgagaaaaataatttaattcttatttaaccTTAGAGGTCCCGTTTAAGGagagaatagaggataagataagtTAGAGTTTCTCCCGTCAAGTTATCTCCTAAATAAattgatcaatatttataataagaatctaatcatatttataatatatcttatctaattaataaGGCAACGTAATCTAACATATACATCACAAAATTTTCATCTAatggaaaaacaaaaaagaaaaatcaacgcTGTATTCTTATACACTCACTGTTTATGGATTGAACATCAATATGGTCCATGCTTAAAGTTATAAGATGCAAAGGAGTCTGCAAAACAAACATAGTGACATTTGGGTTGAGGGGACAAAGGGGCCACACTCTTTAAGACATGCTTGTTTTGTAAAGCATGGACTGCAAACTTTTCTGTTTATTTAATGATTCTGAAATCTGGAATATGTTTCATGCATTTGGGCATTAACCCTTTAATTCTATAGAAATCATCCATTGACTAGTTTTACAATGAAATCATTTAGTTTATCGATTAACACCTTCTCCAACAAAAGAATATAAGAGTTTCCAATAATTAAGCGATGCAAGTGTGAAATATAGGAAGAGAAGGCAATGCAGTTATAAAGTTGAGGCTAAGCGTGTTGTTCGCCGATTATTCATCCAGTCTGCCCCCCATTTCTAGTCGTCGCCTCTGTTGCCATTTCTCAACCAGCAACCATGATGGCCACCCATCTCTTCATCTTTTTCTCCCTCTCCTCTTCCCTCCTCCCCCCCGCCTCTGCCACTTCCTCCCCTGGTGGCCACGGTCCCTGCAAGGACGACGGTAACATCGCTAGCATCTGCTCTCACACCGACTACGTATCTCTCTGCATTAACGCAGCCCACACTTACGGCCATGCGTACGCCGTCATCGATGCTGCATCTCTACTCGGCATGCACATTCATATGGCAAGCGACCGCACACAGACCGTGAAGGATCTTGCATCACATTTAGCCGCTAAACCATCCGGCAGCCAAAGCGTGAAGCAGGCTTTGGTTATCTGCATCAAGATGTATGGTGATGCATTGGATGATCTCGTGAAGGGGAGTGATGCCATCAAGGCACGCGATGAAGGGACTGCCAACAGCATGCTGAGCGGAGTCATATCTTACTACAGCACCTGCGATGATGCTTTCACGGAGATACCTGCGCCAAACCCCCTGTGCAAGCAAGATGGTACCTTGATGCATATAGTGAGCAATGCATTGGCACTTGCCCACTTGATCTTCTCCAAAGGGCCTTGATTGGGTGCTGCAGTGGTCTTCTTTCTgttttggtggtggtggtggtggtagagAAAGTCCTTTTTATGTATTGAAAGTAAATTAAGGATGGAGTTGGTGTGTTTTTAAGTGGATGATATCTATTATTAATGGGTGATCTTAACTTTCTTTTCTGTTTTTATATATTTGCTAATGGAAGCTGGTCCAATTTATTTATTGGGAACAATGTAACATACTTAAAAAGTTTCTAATATTAATATCAATGTTGAATAAATTGTTTCTAGATTTTTGGTTGGCTATGGGAAATTAAGAAGAATGTAACATTGATGTTGGCTATGATAAAAGAGGATGAATTAGTGTGTAACATTGATGTTGTTTCCATCATATCAACTAATTTGATACACCCTTCAATGCATGAAATTACGAATCATCTTAGTGTTATAAACAAAAAACTATAAACGAAATAGTGTGCAAATGATATTTAATTTTGTAGGTTCTATAGATGTCAAAATGTCAAATTCAATCATTTGTCAATttagaaaattatatttattagaaaATAGTTAATGATGTTTCTCACACCAATAGCAATTATAAATTTTTGGTTTTTAGATTGTTGGTTCGTTATaagaaattaagaatttagcGGTGATTTTCTTTAGTAAACTGATATAACGAGCATAATCATATGAAATATGAGAGTCACTTCATATATGATTTCTTATTATTGATACGACCTTATACATTGGAATCGTACTATCTCTATAATATCAAGTAATCTAATGCTCATCGAGCACACAAAAGTAAGAAATAATATCTAAAACTTTAAatagaaattttaaaataaaatgacATGGACTCCGTATTTTGTAATTGTTCTTTGTAACGAATGATACACAGTATATAATATGAAATTCAATTCTTTATTAATTGAATAATCATTACCATATTCGAATAATTGAATATGTTTCTCATAatgttaataaaataattttaatttctcaAATGTAGTATGTGATACGACTCATATGTGATCGTCCATTTCTCAATAATCTTTTTGTATATGACAACTATATTATTTCTTTAGCATCTCATTTTTGTGCGATGCATAAGTTTAAGATTACTGAAGAAATATGAAACGAGCAGTTAAAAAtaaagtattacatacataagCGTAGTAAAATATTAAACTCAATTCCTTACttattgagaaaatatattgataaaatGTAATTGAAATTATCAAGTGCTTTGAGATGAATGCTAGTTTAAATTAAATTTTGATAAAGGGTTAATACATGTAAGCAATCTAATGATACATGTAACCATGCTTCAATGCATACTTGTCAGCCCGACACGTCGACCGTAAGGTCGTCCAACATTGATGCTAAACAGAGTGCCAACACAGAAGTCGAATCAATATCGGATGATAGTTGATGCTTCCCTACGCTGCCACATACTGTTGCATTATAATCACAATAGCCGATGATTTGAAGAACGTCCACACACCTCATTGATTTCGCATAATCGTCCCATAATCGTCCACAGCACATTCTTAACTctatctaaaaaaagaaaaaatgtcgagagagagagagagagaatccaaGAGTCTAACCCTCTCTCAAAACATTAAATCCACTTAGAGGAAGGATTGAAATCATCCGAGTCCCTGTATAGTTGCATAGATGAATAGTAAAAAAAACAAATTTTTTTATCTATTGAATAATATGCATTGACAAACCAACGTGATGTAATAAATATCAATTATTGGAAGCAAAACAACTACTAGAAATCAAAATAGCAACTATAAAATATAATGGGCAAATGTGTTTTCATGTTGGATGCAGTAGAACGAAGACATGAAAATATATTCTTAACATGTGATATAATTCTTGGTATTTTTTTCTCAATTTGAGACTTTGTGAttgtattaattataatattattatttttcaataaaataaatattttaatatgaagTTTCAAAGGTAAATTTTATAGAAAAGCCACTAGTTTTTACTTTCTTCAGTTTTACTCCTCCTTTTCCATTTATTCTCGCATAGAGCCCTCAATTTTTAAAATAACAAAAGTAGCCCTCAACaacttttcaatttttttatcttaaaaaattgTATCTCTCCCCCTCATTTTTCTGAACCAAAACCATTCAATTAAATCGATTGAACTAATAAAAAATTTGGACCaattcaaaataaataatatcaaatattttattaatattttatttatttatattagtaaaaataataaacaattatttaaaattagaaaaatgaaaaaataaaataaaatataaacaatAAATTAAAAGTGATATTGTTAAATATAAAGTAAAGTATAATAGAATGATACTCTtcctatatttaaaaaataaaaaataaaaaataaaaaaatttaaatttcccAAAAATCTTCAAAATAAATTTGATAGGTCTAGGTGatccttattttttatttttaagcctTTAAAGTAGTATTTTATTGATTTCAACAATTAAAAGTTATATTTATATCATTTAGGTATTTGAATTAGTAAAAAAGTAACTTtattaatgtttaaaaataaaaataaaaatttaaaattttaaaaatttaaaaattttaaagctattttgaatattttaatattttaaaaataatataaataattaagagaTTTGTTATCCTTTTTTTAAATAGTATCTAAAAAACAGTGTAATTTGGTCTAAATCTAAACAACAAACCCAAACTTTACAAAAACCTTTGAAATGATCCCAGATGGACAaaagtatttattttatatttttaggaATTTAAATGACTTTTTTTGTGTTTAACTTAGCTTGTGAATAGGTTAAAATGTTCTAATTTCACCGAATTTTGAATTCATGAACTCTTTTACAACATTTGCAGTTTGAAACCTATTATGAAATATTAGTTTAAAAATATGAAGATTTAgacctaattatttatttttggatcttattaaaaaataatataactcagTGGAAACGTATCAAAAGACGACCAAACTTAGGAAATTACACTATTTTTTGGTCCAATTAAAAAACAATGTATCTGGATCTAAACCTTGACAAAACAAGACCAAACTTTATGGAATCCTTAGAAATGAAATTAGATAGACAAAAGTACAATATTTTCTGCTTTTAGAATTTTAAATGACCATTTTCTGGTTAATTCTGCTTGTAAATAGATTGAAATTATTTAATTTCACTTaattttcataaattttgatgaattcatgaaatcttttataacaTTTACACTTGATAATTGGTTTGAAAGCTATTCTCAAATATTAGTTAAAAATTATGAAGATTTAGACCCAATGACACTTTTTTGggtcatattaaaaaataatataaatcggTCAAAACTTATCAAAACAAGTATAGAAAACCTTTCAAATAATCTCTGTGCAAGTATAATATTTTCTattaaatctcttttttttttttatgaaaccaattaatatatttatgatctaatctgtattttgaataatacaggactagctttgattaaagagagataaattaattaaagcaggaggaatttgATGTTTGGttggagttgaacatgtcaagagagtggacgtcgggctagaggattagtcgacgtgtcggtagaaggcttcagtcCATGAATTCAGGCGtcaagccaagaagatcggatatttcgccaaggagattggatatTTTGAGAAGAtaatatgctgattgggcaatacgttgaaggagaggacgatgcgtcgaaggattagACTAAgcgctggaagaaccaatgacatgccggacaatagatgattcatgctttgtaataatttgtctatgttgaatctcggattttgatgatgaaatcaattgatgggttaattgatataatctatattattgaagttaagtatgcaggatcaaCTACggcagcctaaaaacataaagcaaggatatcaaagttaagTTCGaccgacgtttgagagtccgaagattcgtcggagatgctgtcggaaccaaccaagaaagatcggagacttgtTGGAACTTTCGGAACtctaccgaagagatcgtcaaaggttcgcagagatcaccgagaaggctcggctactcgtggaattcatcacaagatcgggagcctgttgggagtctaccggaagaaacccgagagcgtatcagaagtccaccggaagatcgcaggaaagctcgccgaaacaaaactcgacgttggctggttaaaaacttgcttaggattatgtttttagatatgtagttcacatgtaattagggttaggattacgggacaatcctatatcttggttaggggccaactgggcctaaaagtGACCTAGTTTGGGATGGATGtgaagcccaaccagagatctgtaaggacgggcggtggaagcgcagattgggcagtggcaccgcctagagcccgaagtgttaggcggtggcaccgctagactaggcggtggcaccgcccagcactcgagatcaggcggtggcaccgctagtacaccgtctgacagacattgacaggtggtggcaccgccagtcttggaaacccaagagaattcaaaatttggagcccaaatttgaatcctcttggggcctataaatacccctcaattctcagcagagaatacaacttttgccaagcaatagtttgagataagagccttagcaaagtattagcaagtcttatttttcaAATTGTTTGAGTATTCATCTCCTcccttcttgttga of the Musa acuminata AAA Group cultivar baxijiao chromosome BXJ2-10, Cavendish_Baxijiao_AAA, whole genome shotgun sequence genome contains:
- the LOC135626004 gene encoding pectinesterase inhibitor 12-like, with the translated sequence MATHLFIFFSLSSSLLPPASATSSPGGHGPCKDDGNIASICSHTDYVSLCINAAHTYGHAYAVIDAASLLGMHIHMASDRTQTVKDLASHLAAKPSGSQSVKQALVICIKMYGDALDDLVKGSDAIKARDEGTANSMLSGVISYYSTCDDAFTEIPAPNPLCKQDGTLMHIVSNALALAHLIFSKGP